The sequence GTTTCATCACTGTAGTCACTCCTTTGGAACACCAGCCCACTTTTACATGCTTTATGTAAAAAAAAGCCTCCTCCATATCTCTACAGACAGGAAATCAACCAAAAGTAAGATCTCCTGGACAGATCATTTCTCTCTCTTATAAAGGGTCCCCAACATTCCCTATTTCCATTTTGTGTTCCCATCATTGGAGATGATCATCTCAGCACACTATCCAATCCCTTTCCCATTCCTGCCCTGACTGCCTCAACATCAGATGAAACACTGACCTTGAAGCTCATTGAATCTACCCGGAAAGAAATCCTCACCTCCCTACTGCCAGCACTGCCCCATGTGGATAGGTACACACCATCACCAGTGTGGAAAGGCAGAAAATTGACATTGCTTGTAagttcttccctctctctcctcttcagcATGTCCTGTCCTTTCAACTCCACCATCTTCCTATGATCCCACAGCTTCTCCCCCTGTCCAGAGCTTCCACCTTACTGCTCAATCCATACTTCGCGGTAAATCCTCTACGAGCTCATCCCATGCCCCCAGGTCCACCCTTGCTCCATCCTGCCTTCTCTCTGTAAATAAAGTTCACATCAACCTTCTGACATAGCAAGATACCTCATTCAGCCAGGCCAACTCCCCCTTCCTTTATTTTATCCTGTAAGTTATACAAGTCTAGGTGCCACTGCTGGTCAGATCCAAGAGGATTCACTTCCTCTTGGTAGGAAGGTAGGATCCACTTTTAGAGGAGTTCAGTACTCAATGCACCTTTTATGGGTGAAGAAATCCGCTTGAGGAAAGAGAGCTTTACCCTGTGGAATTCATTCAGCCTGAACTGTAAGAAACCAAGGTGTTCCTTTTGTAAGATTCAACCCCTACCAAAAATTAGAGGATACATTTTCTATAAACTAGaagcttttatttcatttcatgaatATTGAATTGAACAGATCATGCTCAAATTTTAGCAATCAATGCCTACTGTTATTGAACCTGAGTTTCTATGAAAGTTGCAGTTACCAACACATACAATCTAAAAACAGATGTCTAAAGGTCAACCATTAAAGATAATCCTATctcactaaaaagaaaaatgcatttatacTGATGCACAATACAAAACTGATGAAAGGAAATTctattaaaataatgaagttaaaaaaaaatgatggaatgGAAATTGGGTGGGGTTTGTTTATTCTTCTTCCCTGAATATCCTTCAATGCATCACTTGTCCATTGTAAACCTTGGTCTCTTGATGTGGATAATGGAGTCCTCGAGGTTAACTTCCTTGCAGAGCCCTGTGAGCACTGAAGTGTTCCTTCCAGGTCAAGAATCCGTACCATCGTCCCCCGCCGTGGAAGGGTTTGGATGCCTCCAGGGCGTTCATGTCACTTGGGCAGAAAATTATATCCTTCTCCAATTCCTTCTCTGGGTGGAGTGTACCTGAAAAAAGTCATGTAGATGGCTTTTAGCATGAAGGCCTTGGAAGCCGCTTCTGACAGAAAATACCACCTAGCCCAACGTCCAGGCACAAGTTCTTACCCAGAGGAGCTGAAACCAGACTAGATCCTCAGTAGAAGCAGACCGTGTGCAGAAAGCTCTTGCCAGTTTTGCGCTCGGCTGCCAGGAGCACCTCGACCAGAGAGTCCTCCAGGTCGTCCGCCTGCTGGAGGCGCTCGCAGAGCTCGCAGATGATAAAAGCGCCCAGGGTGGCGTCCTCCGCGGTGTCGTCCATGTCCACGTTGATCACGTGCACAGGCTGGCAGGTCTCCTGCTCTCGGACCCACAGCTCCTCCACCACCCTGTCGTAGACGCTCTCCTCACAGGTGAAGATGACATCAAAGCGATCTCGGCACTCTTGAAATCTTTCCGGGCGAGGCTTGATTCTCTCGTTTCTTCCCAAGATGTGTAAGATGCCGTTGCTGTTATAGCGTTCTCGGGCTTTGCGCGCAAGGTCCTTGCGCATCTCCTCGTAGGTGGTGGAGAAATCGTAAACCACCTGGAGGTTGCGTGCCGTTCCTGGGAGCCTGACTCGAGATCCAGCTCCGAAGGACCTGACTCGGAATCCTTTCCTCCTGAGGATGCGGTGGGCCTCCATGCTCCTGTTCATGTTGCTCATGCAGACCACAGCCACGCTGAGCGGATACGAGGGCATGGTGGCGGCCACCGGGACTCCAGCCAGACGCGTGGACTTCAGGGGCTGAGGGGACTCTGAAGGCCGGGGTATGAGCGGCTGGGTCCAGCTCTTCCAAGGAGTGTTAGAGTCAACGAGGAAAGAAGGCGTTTATATGGAGGCACTCGTCCTGATTGGGAGGAGAAATCTTGGTGGATGATTGGCTTAACTCTTGAGTGATTGGATTTGAATGATGGGCTGGGAGCAGAGAACCCAGTGCTGTTTTCAGCACAATCCCCTGATGCCATCACCCAACCTGAATGCCACTATGTGCCCACCCAACCCCCACCCCTCTCCTGAGCATTTTGCCATCTCTCGTTAACCCTATCTCTGCCTGTGTGTATGGGGCAGAATTGGTATCAGGCAAAACAAGTAGACTACTCCCTGGCTTCTCACCAGCCTTCCGAAGAGTTGAAGATATGCATGTGGAAAAGGTCTTTGAAATTCCTGAGCCTCCTAATGCAGGGAGCAAAGAATCACAGTGGTTGTTCCCCAGGTTTTCATGTTAGAGTTGATACTCCAGTAGAGCAGTTGTGCTAAATCCTAGGGAGGCATTCATGGTTCTTCCTATCAGTCAAGAAAAGCATGCACCAGTCAAAGGCAACCTCTGGAAAATATGACTGCCATTTGATAGTGTTTCACAAGTTGCAAGAACACCACATTTTCTCCTTTCGCTTTTCTTTAATTGatcagaattctggagtgaaCTGAGCAGATCCTCCTCCCTTATCTTATCTCCAAAAGCAGCTCAGTCTGAGCACTCCATACTCAAAATAGAagtgttttcattgcttttctccATTTGCATAGCTGATGAAGCAACCAAACAGATATTAAAGTTGGGATCGGGACACTGACCACTAAGGAGACTTAATGCTGTCACTTCCAATTGGCGAGGGCAAAGATCTCTTCATAGAGCCACAGACTGAATGTTCTGTCCATTGCAATGATTCTCCGAGAGCAAAGAGTCCTATGTCAGTAAACAGCCCAAGTGTACTCGAAGTGTGACCCCCAGAGCATCAGCATGAACTGAAGGGGAGCATGTTTAACCTGGAACTGGACTCCCAGACCACTGAATTGGATCGCAGGGAAGGGCACTAAAGATTGAGAGCAACTTGACTAATAGGAGAGATTTCAGAAACCTGACTGGACCTCGAAAGTCCCTGAGAAGCACTGCCTCTAGATGGGAGGTTGAATATTCTGAAGAGAAAATCCAGACTAGAGAAAAGGTCAGGCATACCTGAAAAGGTAGTCAGCTCTTAAATATGatgtgaaaatgttttttaacAGTCACTGCCTGAGACCTAACTCAACCTGCcaggagcaagagagagagagagagagaagaaggatcTCAGAACCCAACTGCAATCATGATACGACAGGAGGAAGTTATTCCATCATGGTCCTTTCTCTTCATAAGATGG comes from Dama dama isolate Ldn47 chromosome 1, ASM3311817v1, whole genome shotgun sequence and encodes:
- the LOC133054556 gene encoding RNA polymerase II subunit A C-terminal domain phosphatase SSU72 like protein 3-like → MPSYPLSVAVVCMSNMNRSMEAHRILRRKGFRVRSFGAGSRVRLPGTARNLQVVYDFSTTYEEMRKDLARKARERYNSNGILHILGRNERIKPRPERFQECRDRFDVIFTCEESVYDRVVEELWVREQETCQPVHVINVDMDDTAEDATLGAFIICELCERLQQADDLEDSLVEVLLAAERKTGKSFLHTVCFY